The region tcaccacccgccaccacgacacacacaggaaaaagaaaacgcgcAACTGATTCCTAAACACTAACAATATGTTGCGCCACGCTGCTCGCAGCTTGTCACCAAAGCAATGCTACATAAGCCCTCGCGTCATTGAGGCGGAATACGCCGTGCGGGGGCTGATCCCGGCGCGCGCAGATGAGATCAAGGCGGACTTGGCCACTGGCCGCGGCTCCTACGCGTTCGAAAGCCTTGTGTACTGCAACATCGGCAACCCGCAGTCGGTGGGGCAGATGCCGCTAACGTTCTACCGACAAGTGATGGCGCTCGTGGATGCGCCGTCCCTGCTGGAAGATGCGGTAAtcgctgcgcggctgccagAGGACGCcgttgcgcgcgcgcgcaggtaCCTTGCGGAGATTGGGACGGGTACCGGCGCGTACACAGAGTCGTTCGGCTACCGGTttgcgcgcgctgccgttgccgagcACATTAACAAGCTCGACCACGGCGTGAGCCCCGCTGCGACGGTGAACGATATCTGTCTGACAGACGGCGCGAGCATGGGTGCGAAGCTgttcctgcagctgcttgtGGGCGGCGCGAGCGACGCTGTGATGATCCCGGTTCCGCAGTATCCGCTATACTCTGCTCAGATTGCGTTACTTGGCGGGGTGAAGGTGCCCTACTTCCTGCACGAGTCGGAGGGGTGGGCGATGAAGTTGCCGGACCTTGTTGCCGCGTACGAGCGGTGCGTGACCGAGAgcggcgcgacgccgcgcttgtttgtgtgcatcAACCCCGGGAACCCGACGGGGAATGTGCTGGAGCGCTGCGTGATGGAGGACGTCGTGCGTTTCTGCCACGAGCGCggcatgctgctgcttgcggaCGAGGTGTACCAGGAGAACGTGTATGACACACGGCGCCGGTTTTTGAGCTTTCGCGAGGTGGTACTTGGGATGCCTGAGCCGTACTGCTCGGAGACGATGCTTGTGTCGCTGCACTCGACATCAAAAGGAGTGATTGGTGAAtgcgggcggcgcggcgggtATTTCTGCATGGCGAACctgcctgctgcgctgcgccagcaggtTGTGAAACTGTGCTCGATCAACCTGTGTGCAAATGTAAACGGGCAGTTGATGACTGCGCTGAtgtgctcgccgccgcgcgaagGCGAAACGAGCTACGCGATGCACCAGCGCGAGTGCGACGCGATCTTTACGGGCATGAAGGAGCGCGCtgagctgctggcgcgcgagcTTGGGAATGTGCGCGGGCTCTCGTGCCAGCCGGTGGAGGGCGCGATGTACGCGTTCCCGAGAATTGTGTTGCCTGAGCGGTACGCCCAGCGGAACGAGGAGCTGAACGCGAAGGAGGGTCGGCGGCTTGCGCTGGACGCGCGGTgggcgctggagctgctggagtcGAGCGGGATCGTTGTTGTGCCCGGGTCTGGGTTCGGGCAGGAACCCGGGACGCTGCACTTCCGGATAACGATTCTCCCGCCTCTTGAACAGATCGATCGGATGGTGCGTGCAATCCGCGAGTTCCAGGACCGGATCTACGAGCAGTACGCGTAAGGAGCtgagtgtgcgcgtgtgcatgcgtgttgTCAATACAAGCGGGTGAGGCTGTTCTTCTGTAT is a window of Leishmania donovani BPK282A1 complete genome, chromosome 12 DNA encoding:
- a CDS encoding alanine aminotransferase, which encodes MLRHAARSLSPKQCYISPRVIEAEYAVRGLIPARADEIKADLATGRGSYAFESLVYCNIGNPQSVGQMPLTFYRQVMALVDAPSLLEDAVIAARLPEDAVARARRYLAEIGTGTGAYTESFGYRFARAAVAEHINKLDHGVSPAATVNDICLTDGASMGAKLFLQLLVGGASDAVMIPVPQYPLYSAQIALLGGVKVPYFLHESEGWAMKLPDLVAAYERCVTESGATPRLFVCINPGNPTGNVLERCVMEDVVRFCHERGMLLLADEVYQENVYDTRRRFLSFREVVLGMPEPYCSETMLVSLHSTSKGVIGECGRRGGYFCMANLPAALRQQVVKLCSINLCANVNGQLMTALMCSPPREGETSYAMHQRECDAIFTGMKERAELLARELGNVRGLSCQPVEGAMYAFPRIVLPERYAQRNEELNAKEGRRLALDARWALELLESSGIVVVPGSGFGQEPGTLHFRITILPPLEQIDRMVRAIREFQDRIYEQYA